Proteins encoded in a region of the Coregonus clupeaformis isolate EN_2021a chromosome 9, ASM2061545v1, whole genome shotgun sequence genome:
- the tns1a gene encoding tensin isoform X11, whose amino-acid sequence MDENYEVDLVYITERIISVSFPSGAEERSYTSNIKEVASMLASKHGEHYLLLNLSERRNDITKLNHKVLEFGWPDHHAPALDKICSMCKAMDTWLNADQHNVVVLHNKGNRGRTGVVVAAYMHYSNISASADQALDRFAMRRFYEDKALPVGQPSQRRYVRYFSGLLSGHIKINNKPLFLHHVIMHGIPNFESKGGCRPFLKIYQAMQPVYTSGIYNVQGDGHTSICITIEPGLLLKGDILLKCYHKRFRSPSRDVVFRVQFHTCAIHDLGVVFGKNELDETFKDERFPEYGKVEFVFSFGPEKIKGMGHLENGPQVSVDYNTQDPLIRWDSYENFNRGCEDTGDDVVHTQGPLDGSLYARVHKKESLEGVVTINSLPVLDHPLTNADHTPQHPDHTLPSSDRTLPVVGHASLPAVDHALSVSSDSGNSTASVKTDRTDDHSLLLHGAVNANQNHNTPSHPPLSPQEKRELDQLLIGLEAPMLHRQAYLATSTSPGGGVRHLVPAQVHVNGHTRLIAAPSAEERETDILDDELPISQEGNSVDSLGTLSSLEGQATPAELYYQSEIPVNRQIDGPYLEKLREMPVHRIQTSTSAQERIMDSSSPQEEEYSPNSYQNGSMQRSQSFGTPEPGHPKLPRAPERSTSSREAVQRGLNAWHQYSLPDDPFGPPLQSTHSLPHFPPTASQHDIEQSIEALNMLMLDLDPHTGQVPKSYSAPSGENSVGGPAQVPFSQSLARPSYQADSAIHGYNINYNAFGQPLRSTAGRVSTSPVQSPVAESPLSYAPPRSASYQPHTNTTPIHPPEPYHTRPAQGPGSALYPSDPSPTFGQLQIRPLNSYPGGTVVSHSPDLKGGSPYPGYSTSSSPLPNSSPLLKEPEPEEENLNLEGLVAQRIAEYNARIQGINESITTTPQSDRHRSYSFSGMRSRGMTPEEAQETVRRRTTSEGHYQSGHEDPPAHTGAPVRSPVHSSDFHILNPGGRPREGPMHSYREAYGDDDVDGGAAVSPMFSSGGEAYPLTPAFPVSPQTPYFNMSRSPPGLAKTPLSALGLKPHHPADMLHGGSDSESVSDEEQDGRGYGGHPFNDPISSSSPIHSPDGMRMASSIRPQADSGFHSHPSESVRHTPVPSHGPHSPEGSQVSVVGPLHTVPGSPNTLHRTVATNTPPSPALQRHLANQASPGLARHPTPPNGNRVQVPGSPVIPARGSRTSAVPPSPLMGRHPMASGHITPDDRQGTPPMPSFPVSPQPMLPEKRRLPSGERSNGGLSYGTLDGKTTTPTLPSGCSTPSVSTSHTLPDLSKFSIYDQSPDIRLNVKFVQDTSKFWYKPDISREQAISLLRDREPGAFVIRDSHSFRGAYGLAMKVACPPPTANKKVGDITSELVRHFLIETSSKGVRLKGCPNEPYFGCLSALVYQHSMTPLALPCKLMIPSKDPNEEALELDTPTDTVAELVKQGAACNVLYINSVDMESLTGPQAVAKAISETLAVNPLPAATTVHFKVSSQGITLTDSQRKVFFRRHYPINTVTYCDIDPQDRKWSNEGVGTAKLFGFVARKQGSTTDNVSHLFAELDPNQPASAIVNFVSKIMKR is encoded by the exons gGGAACCGAGGGAGGACAGGAGTGGTGGTGGCTGCTTACATGCATTACAGCAACATATCAGCCAG TGCTGACCAGGCACTGGACAGGTTCGCCATGAGGCGCTTCTACGAAGACAAAGCACTTCCTGTGGGTCAACCGTCCCAGAGAAG gtATGTGCGTTATTTCAGTGGTCTGCTCTCTGGCCACATCAAGATTAACAACAAGCCTCTGTTCCTGCACCACGTCATCATGCACGGCATCCCCAACTTCGAGTCCAAAGGAG GCTGCCGTCCTTTCCTGAAGATTTACCAGGCGATGCAGCCAGTCTACACGTCAGGGATATA TAACGTCCAAGGCGACGGTCACACCAGTATCTGTATCACCATTGAACCTGGCCTGCTCCTGAAGGGAGACATTCTA TTGAAGTGTTACCACAAGCGTTTCCGGAGCCCCAGTAGGGATGTGGTGTTCAGAGTGCAGTTCCACACCTGTGCCATCCATGACCTGGGAGTGGTCTTCGGGAAGAATGAACTGGATGAGACATTTAaag ATGAGAGATTTCCAGAGTATGGGAAAGTGGAATTTGTCTTCTCCTTCGGTCCTGAGAAAATCAAAG GAATGGGCCACCTTGAGAATGGCCCACAAGTGTCGGTGGACTACAATACCCAAGACCCCCTCATCCGCTGGGACTCCTACGAGAATTTCAACAGGGGCTGCGAGGATACAGGAGATG aCGTTGTTCACACCCAAGGCCCCCTCGACGGCAGCCTGTATGCCCGAGTCCACAAGAAAGAGTCTCTCGAGGGTGtggtcacaatcaacagccttcCCGTCCTCGACCACCCCCTAACCAACGCAGACCACACCCCCCAACACCCTGACCACACCCTCCCAAGCTCTGACCGCACCCTCCCGGTAGTGGGCCACGCCTCCCTGCCCGCGGTCGACCACGCCCTGTCGGTCAGCAGCGACTCTGGGAACTCGACAGCATCTGTCAAAACCGACCGCACCGATGACCACAGTCTGTTGCTTCATGGAGCGGTGAACGCCAACCAGAACCACAACACACCCAGTCATCCCCCTCTCAGTCCCCAGGAGAAGAGAGAGTTGGACCAGCTTCTGATTGGCCTTGAGGCCCCCATGCTCCACCGCCAGGCTTACCTGGCTACCTCCACCAGCCCCGGAGGGGGAGTACGCCATCTCGTCCCAGCCCAGGTGCACGTCAACGGGCATACCCGGCTCATTGCAGCCCCCTCCGCCGAAGAGCGCGAGACGGACATCTTGGACGACGAGCTGCCCATCAGTCAGGAGGGTAACAGCGTGGACAGTCTGGGAACACTCTCGTCATTGGAGGGCCAGGCCACGCCCGCAGAGCTGTACTACCAATCAGAGATACCCGTTAACAGGCAGATCGACGGGCCGTACCTAGAGAAGCTACGGGAGATGCCGGTGCACCGAATACAGACTTCTACGTCGGCGCAGGAGCGGATCATGGACTCCAGTTCGCCCCAGGAGGAGGAGTACTCTCCTAACAGTTACCAGAACGGGAGTATGCAGCGCTCCCAGTCCTTCGGGACCCCAGAGCCGGGACACCCCAAGCTGCCCAGGGCCCCTGAGAGGAGCACCAGTAGCAGGGAGGCGGTCCAGAGGGGGTTGAACGCATGGCACCAGTACAGTCTGCCAGACGACCCCTTCGGTCCTCCCTTACAGAGCACCCACAGTCTGCCCCACTTCCCCCCCACCGCCTCCCAGCACGACATAGAGCAGTCTATCGAAGCCCTCAACATGCTGATGCTGGATCTGGACCCACACACAGGACAGGTGCCCAAGTCCTACAGCGCCCCCTCTGGTGAGAACAGTGTAGGAGGGCCAGCCCAGGTCCCCTTCTCCCAATCTCTGGCCAGGCCGTCCTACCAGGCAGACTCAGCCATCCACGGCTATAACATTAATTACAACGCCTTCGGACAGCCTCTGAGGTCAACGGCGGGCCGGGTGTCGACGTCGCCCGTCCAGAGTCCTGTGGCTGAATCTCCCCTGTCGTACGCCCCCCCGAGGTCCGCCTCATACCAGCCCCACACCAACACCACTCCCATACACCCCCCCGAGCCCTACCACACGCGCCCAGCCCAAGGGCCTGGTTCCGCCCTCTACCCCTCCGACCCCTCCCCCACCTTCGGACAACTCCAGATTAGGCCCCTGAACTCGTACCCAGGTGGGACGGTGGTGTCCCACTCCCCAGACCTCAAGGGAGGGTCTCCCTATCCCGGCTacagcacctcctcctcccccctccccaactCCTCCCCCCTACTTAAGGAGCCAGAACCTGAGGAGGAGAACCTCAACCTGGAGGGCCTGGTGGCTCAACGCATCGCTG AGTACAACGCTCGTATTCAGGGCATCAACGAAAGCATTACCACTACGCCACAATCTGACCGCCATCGCTCCTATTCCTTCTCTG GGATGCGTTCACGTGGGATGACGCCGGAGGAGGCTCAGGAGACCGTCCGCCGTCGGACCACCAGCGAGGGGCACTACCAGAGTGGCCATGAGGACCCTCCAGCCCACACGGGGGCGCCGGTGCGCTCCCCTGTCCACTCGTCAGACTTCCACATCCTCAACCCTGGAGGAAGACCCCGAGAG GGCCCCATGCACAGCTACCGCGAGGCGTATGGGGATGATGATGTTGACGGTGGGGCTGCTGTCAGTCCTATGTTCAGCAGTGGTGGTGAGGCCTACCCCCTGACCCCTGCCTTCCCTGTCTCACCTCAGACCCCTTACTTCAACATGT cccGTTCTCCTCCAGGCTTGGCCAaaacccctctctctgctctaggACTGAAGCCCCACCATCCAGCAGACATGCTCCATGGTGGATCAG ACTCTGAATCTGTAAGCGATGAGGAGCAAG ACGGCCGTGGTTATGGTGGACACCCCTTTAATGATCCTATATCTTCCAGTAGTCCCATCCACAGCCCAGACGg catgAGGATGGCTTCCTCCATTCGTCCCCAGGCTGACTCCGGCTTCCACTCCCACCCCTCCGAGAGTGTCCGGCACACTCCCGTCCCGTCCCACGGCCCCCACTCCCCTGAGGGCTCCCAGGTCAGCGTCGTGGGTCCCCTCCACACCGTCCCGGGAAGCCCCAACACCCTCCACCGCACGGTGGCCACCAACACCCCGCCAAGCCCTGCCCTCCAGCGCCACCTGGCCAACCAGGCCAGCCCGGGTCTGGCTCGTCACCCCACACCGCCCAATGGGAACAGGGTGCAAGTCCCCGGCAGCCCTGTGATCCCCGCAAGAGGCTCCAGAACCTCCGCCGTCCCTCCTAGCCCTTTGATGGGGCGCCACCCGATGGCCAGTGGCCACATTACGCCCGATGACAGACAGGGGACACCACCCATGCCCTCCTTCCCAGTGTCGCCCCAGCCGATGCTTCCAGAGAAGAGGCGGCTGCCCAGTGGAGAGAGGTCCAATGGGGGGCTGTCGTATGGGACTCTGGATGGGaagaccaccacacccaccttacCCAGTGGATGCAGCACGCCCAGTGTGTCCACCTCTCACACCCTACCGGACCTCTCCAAATTCTCCATCTACG ACCAGAGTCCAGACATCAGGCTGAACGTGAAGTTTGTCCAGGACACGTCTAAGTTCTGGTACAAGCCAGACATCTCCAGAGAGCAGGCCATCAGTCTGCTGAGAGACAGGGAGCCTGGGGCCTTCGTTATCAGGGACAGTCACTCCTTCAGAGGGGCCTACGGCCTGGCCATGAAGGTGGCCTGCCCACCTCCCACCGCCAACAAGAAAG TTGGTGACATCACGAGCGAGCTAGTGAGGCACTTCCTGATTGAGACGAGCTCCAAAGGCGTGCGTCTGAAGGGCTGTCCCAACGAACCCTACTTTG gaTGCCTGTCTGCCCTGGTGTACCAACACTCAATGACTCCTCTGGCCCTGCCCTGCAAGCTGATGATCCCCAGCAAAGATCCCAATGAAGAGGCCCTGGAGCTGGACACTCCCACTGACACAGTGGCCGAGCTGGTGAAACAAGGAGCAG CATGCAACGTTCTTTACATCAACTCTGTGGACATGGAGTCTCTGACTGGTCCTCAGGCCGTCGCCAAGGCGATCAGCGAAACGTTGGCCGTCAACCCGTTGCCCGCAGCAACAACCGTCCACTTCAAAGTGTCGTCGCAGGGCATCACCCTCACTGATAGCCAGAGGAA GGTCTTCTTCCGAAGGCACTACCCAATCAACACTGTCACCTACTGTGACATCGACCCCCAGGACAGGAA GTGGAGCAACGAAGGAGTTGGAACGGCAAA ACTGTTTGGTTTCGTGGCACGTAAACAAGGAAGCACAACGGACAACGTCAGCCACCTGTTTGCCGAGTTGGACCCCAACCAGCCTGCTTCAGCCATCGTCAACTTCGTCTCCAAAATCATGAAGCGATGA
- the tns1a gene encoding tensin isoform X8, translating into MDENYEVDLVYITERIISVSFPSGAEERSYTSNIKEVASMLASKHGEHYLLLNLSERRNDITKLNHKVLEFGWPDHHAPALDKICSMCKAMDTWLNADQHNVVVLHNKGNRGRTGVVVAAYMHYSNISASADQALDRFAMRRFYEDKALPVGQPSQRRYVRYFSGLLSGHIKINNKPLFLHHVIMHGIPNFESKGGCRPFLKIYQAMQPVYTSGIYNVQGDGHTSICITIEPGLLLKGDILLKCYHKRFRSPSRDVVFRVQFHTCAIHDLGVVFGKNELDETFKDERFPEYGKVEFVFSFGPEKIKGMGHLENGPQVSVDYNTQDPLIRWDSYENFNRGCEDTGDGLQLGFWSEGSRPVASCLLAHLNVSSPKDVVHTQGPLDGSLYARVHKKESLEGVVTINSLPVLDHPLTNADHTPQHPDHTLPSSDRTLPVVGHASLPAVDHALSVSSDSGNSTASVKTDRTDDHSLLLHGAVNANQNHNTPSHPPLSPQEKRELDQLLIGLEAPMLHRQAYLATSTSPGGGVRHLVPAQVHVNGHTRLIAAPSAEERETDILDDELPISQEGNSVDSLGTLSSLEGQATPAELYYQSEIPVNRQIDGPYLEKLREMPVHRIQTSTSAQERIMDSSSPQEEEYSPNSYQNGSMQRSQSFGTPEPGHPKLPRAPERSTSSREAVQRGLNAWHQYSLPDDPFGPPLQSTHSLPHFPPTASQHDIEQSIEALNMLMLDLDPHTGQVPKSYSAPSGENSVGGPAQVPFSQSLARPSYQADSAIHGYNINYNAFGQPLRSTAGRVSTSPVQSPVAESPLSYAPPRSASYQPHTNTTPIHPPEPYHTRPAQGPGSALYPSDPSPTFGQLQIRPLNSYPGGTVVSHSPDLKGGSPYPGYSTSSSPLPNSSPLLKEPEPEEENLNLEGLVAQRIAEYNARIQGINESITTTPQSDRHRSYSFSGMRSRGMTPEEAQETVRRRTTSEGHYQSGHEDPPAHTGAPVRSPVHSSDFHILNPGGRPREGPMHSYREAYGDDDVDGGAAVSPMFSSGGEAYPLTPAFPVSPQTPYFNMSRSPPGLAKTPLSALGLKPHHPADMLHGGSDSESVSDEEQDGRGYGGHPFNDPISSSSPIHSPDGMRMASSIRPQADSGFHSHPSESVRHTPVPSHGPHSPEGSQVSVVGPLHTVPGSPNTLHRTVATNTPPSPALQRHLANQASPGLARHPTPPNGNRVQVPGSPVIPARGSRTSAVPPSPLMGRHPMASGHITPDDRQGTPPMPSFPVSPQPMLPEKRRLPSGERSNGGLSYGTLDGKTTTPTLPSGCSTPSVSTSHTLPDLSKFSIYDQSPDIRLNVKFVQDTSKFWYKPDISREQAISLLRDREPGAFVIRDSHSFRGAYGLAMKVACPPPTANKKVGDITSELVRHFLIETSSKGVRLKGCPNEPYFGCLSALVYQHSMTPLALPCKLMIPSKDPNEEALELDTPTDTVAELVKQGAVAQQQVPEEAHACNVLYINSVDMESLTGPQAVAKAISETLAVNPLPAATTVHFKVSSQGITLTDSQRKVFFRRHYPINTVTYCDIDPQDRKWSNEGVGTAKLFGFVARKQGSTTDNVSHLFAELDPNQPASAIVNFVSKIMKR; encoded by the exons gGGAACCGAGGGAGGACAGGAGTGGTGGTGGCTGCTTACATGCATTACAGCAACATATCAGCCAG TGCTGACCAGGCACTGGACAGGTTCGCCATGAGGCGCTTCTACGAAGACAAAGCACTTCCTGTGGGTCAACCGTCCCAGAGAAG gtATGTGCGTTATTTCAGTGGTCTGCTCTCTGGCCACATCAAGATTAACAACAAGCCTCTGTTCCTGCACCACGTCATCATGCACGGCATCCCCAACTTCGAGTCCAAAGGAG GCTGCCGTCCTTTCCTGAAGATTTACCAGGCGATGCAGCCAGTCTACACGTCAGGGATATA TAACGTCCAAGGCGACGGTCACACCAGTATCTGTATCACCATTGAACCTGGCCTGCTCCTGAAGGGAGACATTCTA TTGAAGTGTTACCACAAGCGTTTCCGGAGCCCCAGTAGGGATGTGGTGTTCAGAGTGCAGTTCCACACCTGTGCCATCCATGACCTGGGAGTGGTCTTCGGGAAGAATGAACTGGATGAGACATTTAaag ATGAGAGATTTCCAGAGTATGGGAAAGTGGAATTTGTCTTCTCCTTCGGTCCTGAGAAAATCAAAG GAATGGGCCACCTTGAGAATGGCCCACAAGTGTCGGTGGACTACAATACCCAAGACCCCCTCATCCGCTGGGACTCCTACGAGAATTTCAACAGGGGCTGCGAGGATACAGGAGATG GGCTTCAGCTTGGGTTCTGGAGTGAGGGTTCAAGACCGGTCGCTAGCTGCTTGTTGGCCCACCTCAACGTTTCTTCACCAAAGG aCGTTGTTCACACCCAAGGCCCCCTCGACGGCAGCCTGTATGCCCGAGTCCACAAGAAAGAGTCTCTCGAGGGTGtggtcacaatcaacagccttcCCGTCCTCGACCACCCCCTAACCAACGCAGACCACACCCCCCAACACCCTGACCACACCCTCCCAAGCTCTGACCGCACCCTCCCGGTAGTGGGCCACGCCTCCCTGCCCGCGGTCGACCACGCCCTGTCGGTCAGCAGCGACTCTGGGAACTCGACAGCATCTGTCAAAACCGACCGCACCGATGACCACAGTCTGTTGCTTCATGGAGCGGTGAACGCCAACCAGAACCACAACACACCCAGTCATCCCCCTCTCAGTCCCCAGGAGAAGAGAGAGTTGGACCAGCTTCTGATTGGCCTTGAGGCCCCCATGCTCCACCGCCAGGCTTACCTGGCTACCTCCACCAGCCCCGGAGGGGGAGTACGCCATCTCGTCCCAGCCCAGGTGCACGTCAACGGGCATACCCGGCTCATTGCAGCCCCCTCCGCCGAAGAGCGCGAGACGGACATCTTGGACGACGAGCTGCCCATCAGTCAGGAGGGTAACAGCGTGGACAGTCTGGGAACACTCTCGTCATTGGAGGGCCAGGCCACGCCCGCAGAGCTGTACTACCAATCAGAGATACCCGTTAACAGGCAGATCGACGGGCCGTACCTAGAGAAGCTACGGGAGATGCCGGTGCACCGAATACAGACTTCTACGTCGGCGCAGGAGCGGATCATGGACTCCAGTTCGCCCCAGGAGGAGGAGTACTCTCCTAACAGTTACCAGAACGGGAGTATGCAGCGCTCCCAGTCCTTCGGGACCCCAGAGCCGGGACACCCCAAGCTGCCCAGGGCCCCTGAGAGGAGCACCAGTAGCAGGGAGGCGGTCCAGAGGGGGTTGAACGCATGGCACCAGTACAGTCTGCCAGACGACCCCTTCGGTCCTCCCTTACAGAGCACCCACAGTCTGCCCCACTTCCCCCCCACCGCCTCCCAGCACGACATAGAGCAGTCTATCGAAGCCCTCAACATGCTGATGCTGGATCTGGACCCACACACAGGACAGGTGCCCAAGTCCTACAGCGCCCCCTCTGGTGAGAACAGTGTAGGAGGGCCAGCCCAGGTCCCCTTCTCCCAATCTCTGGCCAGGCCGTCCTACCAGGCAGACTCAGCCATCCACGGCTATAACATTAATTACAACGCCTTCGGACAGCCTCTGAGGTCAACGGCGGGCCGGGTGTCGACGTCGCCCGTCCAGAGTCCTGTGGCTGAATCTCCCCTGTCGTACGCCCCCCCGAGGTCCGCCTCATACCAGCCCCACACCAACACCACTCCCATACACCCCCCCGAGCCCTACCACACGCGCCCAGCCCAAGGGCCTGGTTCCGCCCTCTACCCCTCCGACCCCTCCCCCACCTTCGGACAACTCCAGATTAGGCCCCTGAACTCGTACCCAGGTGGGACGGTGGTGTCCCACTCCCCAGACCTCAAGGGAGGGTCTCCCTATCCCGGCTacagcacctcctcctcccccctccccaactCCTCCCCCCTACTTAAGGAGCCAGAACCTGAGGAGGAGAACCTCAACCTGGAGGGCCTGGTGGCTCAACGCATCGCTG AGTACAACGCTCGTATTCAGGGCATCAACGAAAGCATTACCACTACGCCACAATCTGACCGCCATCGCTCCTATTCCTTCTCTG GGATGCGTTCACGTGGGATGACGCCGGAGGAGGCTCAGGAGACCGTCCGCCGTCGGACCACCAGCGAGGGGCACTACCAGAGTGGCCATGAGGACCCTCCAGCCCACACGGGGGCGCCGGTGCGCTCCCCTGTCCACTCGTCAGACTTCCACATCCTCAACCCTGGAGGAAGACCCCGAGAG GGCCCCATGCACAGCTACCGCGAGGCGTATGGGGATGATGATGTTGACGGTGGGGCTGCTGTCAGTCCTATGTTCAGCAGTGGTGGTGAGGCCTACCCCCTGACCCCTGCCTTCCCTGTCTCACCTCAGACCCCTTACTTCAACATGT cccGTTCTCCTCCAGGCTTGGCCAaaacccctctctctgctctaggACTGAAGCCCCACCATCCAGCAGACATGCTCCATGGTGGATCAG ACTCTGAATCTGTAAGCGATGAGGAGCAAG ACGGCCGTGGTTATGGTGGACACCCCTTTAATGATCCTATATCTTCCAGTAGTCCCATCCACAGCCCAGACGg catgAGGATGGCTTCCTCCATTCGTCCCCAGGCTGACTCCGGCTTCCACTCCCACCCCTCCGAGAGTGTCCGGCACACTCCCGTCCCGTCCCACGGCCCCCACTCCCCTGAGGGCTCCCAGGTCAGCGTCGTGGGTCCCCTCCACACCGTCCCGGGAAGCCCCAACACCCTCCACCGCACGGTGGCCACCAACACCCCGCCAAGCCCTGCCCTCCAGCGCCACCTGGCCAACCAGGCCAGCCCGGGTCTGGCTCGTCACCCCACACCGCCCAATGGGAACAGGGTGCAAGTCCCCGGCAGCCCTGTGATCCCCGCAAGAGGCTCCAGAACCTCCGCCGTCCCTCCTAGCCCTTTGATGGGGCGCCACCCGATGGCCAGTGGCCACATTACGCCCGATGACAGACAGGGGACACCACCCATGCCCTCCTTCCCAGTGTCGCCCCAGCCGATGCTTCCAGAGAAGAGGCGGCTGCCCAGTGGAGAGAGGTCCAATGGGGGGCTGTCGTATGGGACTCTGGATGGGaagaccaccacacccaccttacCCAGTGGATGCAGCACGCCCAGTGTGTCCACCTCTCACACCCTACCGGACCTCTCCAAATTCTCCATCTACG ACCAGAGTCCAGACATCAGGCTGAACGTGAAGTTTGTCCAGGACACGTCTAAGTTCTGGTACAAGCCAGACATCTCCAGAGAGCAGGCCATCAGTCTGCTGAGAGACAGGGAGCCTGGGGCCTTCGTTATCAGGGACAGTCACTCCTTCAGAGGGGCCTACGGCCTGGCCATGAAGGTGGCCTGCCCACCTCCCACCGCCAACAAGAAAG TTGGTGACATCACGAGCGAGCTAGTGAGGCACTTCCTGATTGAGACGAGCTCCAAAGGCGTGCGTCTGAAGGGCTGTCCCAACGAACCCTACTTTG gaTGCCTGTCTGCCCTGGTGTACCAACACTCAATGACTCCTCTGGCCCTGCCCTGCAAGCTGATGATCCCCAGCAAAGATCCCAATGAAGAGGCCCTGGAGCTGGACACTCCCACTGACACAGTGGCCGAGCTGGTGAAACAAGGAGCAG TAGCACAGCAACAAGTCCCAGAGGAGGCCCATG CATGCAACGTTCTTTACATCAACTCTGTGGACATGGAGTCTCTGACTGGTCCTCAGGCCGTCGCCAAGGCGATCAGCGAAACGTTGGCCGTCAACCCGTTGCCCGCAGCAACAACCGTCCACTTCAAAGTGTCGTCGCAGGGCATCACCCTCACTGATAGCCAGAGGAA GGTCTTCTTCCGAAGGCACTACCCAATCAACACTGTCACCTACTGTGACATCGACCCCCAGGACAGGAA GTGGAGCAACGAAGGAGTTGGAACGGCAAA ACTGTTTGGTTTCGTGGCACGTAAACAAGGAAGCACAACGGACAACGTCAGCCACCTGTTTGCCGAGTTGGACCCCAACCAGCCTGCTTCAGCCATCGTCAACTTCGTCTCCAAAATCATGAAGCGATGA